Proteins encoded in a region of the Anopheles aquasalis chromosome 2, idAnoAquaMG_Q_19, whole genome shotgun sequence genome:
- the LOC126573439 gene encoding protein borderless, whose amino-acid sequence MINTQQLLTNHRRRWACGLGVTGALVPSRRRPRMAQVTAHVSPTMLMVAMMLLMLGGGAIGPVQAYLDERQPVYLEAKIGSYVVLDCPVDFPQDEPIPYVLHWNKDNKPVFTLYDGVLNTYETYIGRVTLLNNDILYGKASLNLTSIRESDNGWYECKVIFPNRVPNKRNNGTWFHISVLGGTLLRIPPVNQTVMEGDPAFFHCTVQNPETMFVEWYKDNELLLQYYDLSHRAMMGPDGSLTINPTQMSDLGFFTCEVRNSANDTQSASAYLNVQYKAKVVYAPKEVYIPYGESAVLDCHFRSNPPLKNLRWEKDGFLFDPYNVQGVFYNRNGSLQFDKVDDSHAGRYSCTPYNDLGSDGPSPIINVIVQRPPHFTLKPKLVYVTKIGGTVEMHCDARDRDGYHVPLINWVKKDGSLLPHGRHEVNGGNLTIVDIVEADRGIYGCQATNEAATITADAEIMIENVSPRAPYNLTGNSTDTAITIRWAPGYIRQYLDYIIWYRLADAPEWRTLKVSNKHVLEATITNLQPAREYEFMVLCQDNYGDGMFSKAFRYFTKPTEFEQPENGLQDALLQFSQIGSPRNFLVRKEQDNFVAHWEPPELGLDQLRYYILRWWIEPQHKLYGSVETSGTHYVLENLTEDEMYTFQVFALSTTNYTSGSNEFEMYVYPYRRVKMMTVSGVLILLFCLAVISILLYLKRNRIRKLREAENVKI is encoded by the exons atGATTAATACCCAGCAATTACTGACAAACCATCGGCGACGGTGGGCGTGCGGGTTGGGAGTGACCGGTGCGCTCGTACCCTCCAGGAGGAGACCAAGAATGGCGCAAGTTACCGCCCACGTGTCGccgacgatgctgatggtcgccatgatgctgctgatgctcggtggcggtgcaatCGGGCCCGTCCAGGCCTATCTGGACGAGCGGCAGCCGGTGTATCTGGAGGCAAAGATCGGTTCGTACGTGGTGCTCGACTGTCCGGTCGATTTCCCGCAGGACGAACCCATCCCGTACGTGCTGCACTGGAACAAAGAT AACAAACCCGTCTTCACGCTGTACGATGGTGTGCTGAACACGTACGAGACGTATATTGGGCGCGTGACGCTACTGAACAACGACATCCTGTACGGTAAGGCATCGCTCAACCTGACGTCGATCCGCGAGTCCGACAATGGTTGGTACGAGTGCAAGGTGATTTTCCCGAACCGCGTCCCGAACAAGCGCAACAATGGTACCTGGTTCCACATTTCCGTGCTCG GTGGCACGTTACTCCGCATTCCACCCGTTAACCAGACCGTGATGGAGGGTGATCCGGCTTTCTTCCACTGCACGGTGCAGAATCCGGAGACAATGTTCGTCGAGTGGTACAAAGACaacgagttgctgctgcagtactACGATCTGAGCCACCGGGCCATGATGGGCCCGGATGGAAGCCTCACCATTAACCCGACCCAGATGAGCGATCTCGGTTTCTTCACCTGCGAGGTCCGCAACTCGGCCAATGACACCCAGTCCGCCAGTGCCTACTTGAATGTCCAGT ATAAGGCCAAAGTGGTTTATGCACCGAAGGAGGTGTACATTCCGTACGGGGAGTCGGCCGTGCTGGATTGCCATTTCCGGTCCAATCCGCCGCTGAAGAATCTGCGCTGGGAGAAGGATGGTTTCCTCTTCGATCCCTACAACGTACAG GGAGTGTTTTACAATCGTAACGGAAGCCTTCAGTTTGACAAGGTCGACGATTCCCACGCCGGACGGTACTCGTGCACGCCCTACAACGATCTCGGCAGCGATGGACCGTCACCCATCATCAACGTGATCGTACAGCGGCCACCACACTTTACACTCAAACCGAAGCTCGTCTACGTCACCAAAATCGGTGGAACGGTCGAGATGCACTGCGAtgcacgcgatcgcgatggttACCACGTGCCGCTCATCAATTGGGTTAAG AAAGACGGAAGCCTGCTGCCACACGGAAGACACGAGGTGAACGGTGGCAACCTAACGATCGTCGATATCGTCGAAGCGGACCGCGGTATCTACGGTTGTCAGGCAACGAACGAGGCGGCCACCATAACGGCCGATGCGGAGATCATGATCGAGAACGTGTCCCCTCGGGCACCGTACAATCTGACCGGTAACAGCACCGATACGGCCATCACGATCCGTTGGGCACCGGGCTACATCCGCCAGTACCTGGACTACATCATCTGGTACCGGTTGGCCGATGCGCCCGAATGGCGTACGCTCAAGGTCAGCAACAAGCATGTGCTGGAAGCGACCATCACCAACCTGCAACCGGCCCGGGAGTACGAGTTTATGGTGCTGTGCCAGGATAACTACGGTGATGGGATGTTCAGCAAGGCTTTCCGTTACTTTACCAAAC CGACCGAGTTTGAACAACCCGAGAATGGGCTACAGGATGCGCTGCTACAGTTCAGCCAGATCGGTTCACCGAGGAACTTCCTGGTGCGCAAGGAGCAGGACAACTTTGTGGCGCATTGGGAGCCACCGGAGCTTGGGCTGGATCAGCTGCGGTACTACATTCTCCGCTGGTGGATCGAACCACAGCACAAGCTGTACGGCAGTGTGGAAACATCCGGAACGCACTACGTTC TGGAAAACCTGACCGAAGATGAGATGTACACGTTCCAGGTGTTTGCCCTCTCGACCACAAACTACACGAGCGGTAGCAACGAGTTCGAGATGTACGTCTATCCGTACCGGCGCGTcaagatgatgacggtgagCGGTGTGCTGATACTGCTCTTCTGTCTGGCGGTGATCAGCATCCTGCTCTACCTGAAGCGCAACCGAATCCGGAAGCTACGGGAGgcggaaaatgtgaaaatatGA